One Tolypothrix bouteillei VB521301 DNA window includes the following coding sequences:
- a CDS encoding DUF3592 domain-containing protein has product MSKIIMLIGSVMGGVGTILSVAGIVNGLNTRSFVSQAIPAQGTVVNLIRRFSTDSDGEVSELYYPMVRFTTKSGQERIFESNTGSYPPRFSLGQQVEVLYNSQNPNSVNINSFFSLWGVTFVLTALGSVFLVIGGCLIIIPLTKKGLFTQAKYQK; this is encoded by the coding sequence ATGAGTAAAATTATCATGTTAATTGGTTCAGTCATGGGTGGTGTTGGCACTATACTTAGTGTTGCAGGCATAGTCAATGGACTGAATACTCGTTCTTTCGTCAGTCAAGCAATACCAGCACAAGGGACAGTCGTCAATTTAATCAGACGCTTCTCAACTGATAGTGATGGTGAAGTTTCCGAGCTTTACTATCCAATGGTTAGATTTACCACAAAATCTGGACAAGAAAGGATATTTGAATCTAATACAGGTAGCTACCCACCACGATTTTCTCTAGGTCAACAGGTAGAAGTGTTATATAATTCTCAAAATCCCAATTCTGTCAATATTAATTCTTTTTTTAGTCTTTGGGGAGTGACATTTGTTTTGACTGCTTTAGGATCGGTTTTTCTGGTTATTGGGGGATGTTTAATAATCATACCGTTGACAAAGAAGGGGCTTTTTACACAGGCTAAGTATCAAAAGTAA
- a CDS encoding GNAT family N-acetyltransferase yields MRIEPYEDSQLDAVKSLSLRAWAPVFDSIEKAMDIEVYRSFYPEGWRLSQLHAVESVCVEADMKVWVAIDSDSTVGFIAVKLYSESRMGEIYMIAVDPDYQRRGIGTALMEFALDWMKVAGMSVAMVETGGDPGHAPARCAYEKLGFRLLPIARYFKKL; encoded by the coding sequence ATGCGAATTGAACCATACGAAGATAGTCAGCTTGATGCCGTCAAAAGTCTTTCGCTTCGGGCATGGGCTCCAGTCTTTGATTCGATTGAGAAAGCGATGGATATTGAGGTGTACCGCTCATTTTATCCTGAGGGTTGGCGTTTAAGTCAGCTTCATGCTGTCGAGTCCGTCTGTGTAGAAGCAGACATGAAAGTGTGGGTTGCTATCGACTCTGATTCAACCGTGGGTTTTATAGCCGTGAAGCTCTACTCAGAGAGTAGAATGGGGGAAATTTACATGATTGCCGTCGATCCAGACTATCAACGTCGAGGTATTGGCACCGCTCTAATGGAATTTGCTCTTGATTGGATGAAAGTTGCTGGAATGTCTGTTGCTATGGTCGAGACTGGAGGTGACCCCGGTCATGCTCCAGCACGTTGTGCATATGAAAAGCTAGGTTTCAGGTTGTTACCCATCGCTAGGTACTTCAAGAAGTTATAG
- a CDS encoding helix-turn-helix domain-containing protein: protein MKAYSVDIREKIVAAHIEEKISIRQVALRFAVSKSLVQKLVKQQKSHGNLQPLKPGKPRFSHLTNAELELRELVSENPDATIVEFCELFAAKTGNWVSQTAMCRSLQKLGLNRKKKHCGVAKQQLQEFKNSE from the coding sequence ATGAAAGCATATTCAGTAGATATTCGAGAAAAAATAGTGGCAGCGCATATTGAGGAAAAAATCTCGATTCGTCAAGTAGCACTCAGATTTGCAGTGAGCAAAAGTTTAGTACAAAAGCTAGTAAAGCAACAAAAAAGTCATGGTAATTTACAACCATTAAAACCGGGTAAGCCACGATTTAGTCATCTGACAAATGCGGAATTAGAGTTAAGAGAACTAGTGTCAGAGAATCCGGATGCAACAATAGTGGAATTCTGTGAATTATTTGCGGCAAAGACAGGTAATTGGGTGAGTCAGACGGCAATGTGTCGTTCTTTACAAAAATTAGGATTAAATCGCAAAAAAAAACATTGCGGAGTAGCCAAGCAGCAACTCCAAGAGTTCAAAAACTCAGAGTAG
- a CDS encoding IS630 family transposase yields MRSSQAATPRVQKLRVEYWEKVKEIEPENLVFLDETGVILGLARTHARSQKGTRVYEMKPFYRGAKVTVIGAISLKKVVALMTINNSMDSLAFEGFIEKFLLPQLWPGAVVVMDNLPAHKLASIEPMIESVGAKVLCLSPYSPDFNPIELWWSQLKSFLRTFSPTTTEMVDKVISVALDLMNPQHLKNWFTKCCYCTS; encoded by the coding sequence TTGCGGAGTAGCCAAGCAGCAACTCCAAGAGTTCAAAAACTCAGAGTAGAATATTGGGAAAAAGTCAAGGAGATAGAGCCAGAAAACTTGGTATTTTTAGATGAAACAGGGGTAATACTGGGTTTAGCAAGAACGCATGCACGTTCACAAAAGGGAACAAGAGTATATGAAATGAAGCCATTTTACCGGGGAGCAAAAGTTACGGTGATTGGAGCAATAAGTCTTAAAAAAGTTGTGGCATTAATGACAATAAATAACTCAATGGATAGCCTAGCTTTTGAAGGATTTATTGAGAAGTTCTTATTGCCTCAATTATGGCCGGGAGCAGTAGTAGTTATGGATAATTTACCGGCACATAAACTAGCATCAATCGAACCAATGATTGAATCTGTAGGTGCAAAAGTCTTGTGTTTATCTCCATATTCTCCTGATTTTAATCCCATTGAATTATGGTGGTCACAACTTAAATCTTTTTTACGTACTTTTTCTCCAACTACAACCGAAATGGTTGATAAAGTTATCTCTGTTGCTCTCGACTTGATGAATCCTCAACATTTAAAAAATTGGTTCACTAAGTGCTGTTATTGTACCTCATAA
- a CDS encoding bifunctional metallophosphatase/5'-nucleotidase, giving the protein MKLIFQAYSVVLQVLAAVTLVTPALAEIVNINLLQLNDIYEITPVEGGTRGGLARVATLRKQLYKANPRTYTVLAGDAFSPSALGTAKINGTPLAGQQMVAVMNALGFDYATFGNHEFDLPENLFYQRLQESQFRWISSNVSARTGQPFKGVPRSIVFNVKGDRGAVVRVGLIGVTLNSNQPNYVSYTDPIATAKQQVIALKGKADIIVAITHLSIEDDRKLAETVPEIDIILGGHEHENIQQWRGRDFTPIFKADANARTVYVHQLSYDTIDKSLAINSRLVPITEKIPDDPKTAKIVKEWLERGYQAFRAAGFEPTQEIGQLTFALDGLESSVRNTSTKLTELIAEAMLQEVPDADLAVFNGGSIRIDDVIPPGPITQFDVIRILPFGGKVVAIEIDGALLQRVLDRGQANKGTGGYLQTAKVSQQANSKNWLVQGQPLDPKRTYKIAINDFLISGKEKGLDFLNLQQPGIKLIAEKRDIRFVMIDRLKHQATSSNLLKSDSLNYP; this is encoded by the coding sequence ATGAAACTTATTTTTCAGGCATACAGTGTAGTTTTACAAGTATTAGCAGCAGTAACCTTAGTGACTCCTGCACTTGCAGAAATTGTAAATATTAACCTGCTACAACTTAACGATATCTATGAAATTACTCCTGTCGAGGGTGGAACTCGTGGTGGTTTAGCGCGTGTCGCCACCCTACGAAAACAACTTTACAAAGCCAATCCCCGCACCTACACCGTGTTAGCAGGAGACGCTTTTAGCCCTTCGGCTTTAGGAACTGCCAAAATTAATGGTACACCTCTAGCAGGTCAGCAAATGGTAGCTGTGATGAACGCCTTGGGGTTTGACTATGCGACTTTTGGTAACCACGAATTTGACTTACCCGAAAATCTCTTCTATCAAAGATTGCAAGAATCTCAATTTCGCTGGATTTCCAGTAATGTATCCGCTCGCACCGGACAACCTTTCAAGGGCGTTCCCCGCTCAATAGTATTCAATGTTAAAGGCGATCGCGGTGCTGTGGTTAGGGTAGGATTAATTGGTGTTACCCTCAATAGCAATCAGCCTAACTACGTCAGTTATACCGATCCGATTGCAACAGCCAAACAGCAGGTGATAGCACTAAAGGGTAAAGCTGATATTATAGTTGCCATCACTCATCTATCAATTGAAGATGACCGCAAACTAGCCGAAACTGTACCGGAAATCGACATAATTCTGGGTGGTCACGAACATGAAAATATCCAGCAATGGCGGGGTCGGGATTTTACACCGATTTTTAAAGCAGATGCTAATGCACGTACAGTTTACGTTCACCAATTGAGTTACGATACTATTGATAAAAGTCTTGCAATTAACTCTCGATTGGTACCAATTACCGAAAAAATTCCTGACGACCCAAAAACGGCAAAAATAGTTAAGGAATGGCTAGAACGAGGTTATCAAGCATTTCGTGCTGCTGGTTTTGAGCCAACTCAGGAAATTGGTCAACTGACATTTGCGTTAGATGGTTTAGAATCTAGCGTCCGCAATACATCTACAAAGCTGACAGAGTTAATTGCTGAGGCGATGTTGCAGGAAGTACCTGACGCAGATTTAGCTGTCTTTAATGGTGGTTCCATTCGCATAGATGATGTTATTCCCCCAGGACCAATTACCCAATTTGATGTGATTCGGATACTGCCTTTTGGGGGTAAAGTTGTTGCAATAGAGATCGATGGTGCGCTTTTGCAAAGAGTCTTGGATCGAGGACAAGCTAATAAAGGTACTGGTGGCTATTTGCAAACAGCTAAAGTAAGCCAGCAAGCCAATTCAAAAAATTGGTTGGTTCAGGGTCAACCTCTTGACCCCAAACGCACTTATAAAATCGCTATCAATGACTTCTTAATTAGCGGTAAAGAAAAAGGGTTGGACTTCTTAAATCTTCAACAACCGGGGATTAAACTGATTGCCGAAAAACGGGATATTCGATTTGTCATGATTGACCGATTAAAGCATCAAGCAACTTCTAGCAATTTGCTAAAATCAGACAGTTTAAATTATCCATAA
- a CDS encoding isopenicillin N synthase family dioxygenase, whose amino-acid sequence MDNIPVIDFSLFTSDDARARQSVVEQIYVACHEIGFMYLQNCSISQDLIEQVFIQSKDFFNLPLSVKQQFAWSDEFSNCGYVGVGRERLDPNKPGDLKEAFNVDKEFFDSNKFVHNLEFYACILNFHEACTTLADRVLQAFTFALQLPFDFFTTNHDRHNHTLRLLHYPPLLQPPLPLQVRAGTHSDYGSITLLFQDEVGGLEVQTATGEWIAAPTIPNTIIVNTGDLMERWTNHVFCSTKHRVIVPNDDRVKQSRYSIAFFTHPNDDTEIACLESCRRGLLPVYPPILAGEYLLSRLRATY is encoded by the coding sequence ATGGATAATATTCCGGTCATTGACTTTTCTCTCTTTACCAGTGATGATGCAAGGGCTAGGCAAAGTGTAGTTGAGCAAATCTACGTAGCTTGTCATGAAATTGGGTTTATGTATTTACAAAATTGTAGTATATCTCAAGACCTGATTGAGCAAGTATTCATACAGAGCAAAGACTTCTTCAATTTACCTTTGTCAGTAAAGCAGCAGTTTGCTTGGAGTGATGAATTTAGCAACTGTGGTTATGTTGGTGTAGGGAGAGAACGCCTCGACCCCAATAAACCAGGCGATTTAAAAGAAGCTTTTAATGTAGACAAAGAATTTTTTGATAGTAACAAATTTGTTCATAACTTGGAATTTTACGCTTGCATTCTCAACTTTCATGAGGCTTGTACAACACTTGCCGATCGCGTGCTGCAAGCTTTTACTTTCGCTTTGCAATTGCCATTCGATTTTTTTACCACTAACCACGATCGGCACAACCATACTCTAAGATTGCTGCACTATCCCCCATTGTTACAACCACCATTACCCCTACAGGTTCGTGCGGGTACACATTCTGACTATGGCAGTATTACCTTGCTGTTTCAGGATGAGGTCGGAGGTTTAGAAGTTCAGACAGCAACGGGTGAATGGATTGCAGCGCCGACGATTCCTAATACTATCATAGTTAATACTGGGGATTTAATGGAACGGTGGACAAATCACGTGTTTTGTTCTACTAAGCATCGGGTGATTGTTCCTAATGATGATAGGGTGAAGCAGTCGAGGTACTCGATAGCGTTTTTCACACATCCAAACGACGATACAGAAATTGCTTGTTTGGAAAGCTGTCGAAGGGGATTGTTGCCTGTTTATCCCCCAATTCTTGCAGGGGAATACCTTTTGAGTCGCTTGCGAGCAACATATTAG
- the fusA gene encoding elongation factor G: MKPRERVRNIGISAHIDSGKTTLSERILFYTGRIHNIEEVRGGGKGAIMDFMELEKEHGITITSAATSCQWNDTQINLIDTPGHVDFTIEVERALRVLDGAIMVLCAVAGVQSQSITVDRQMKRYRVPRLAFVNKMDRAGANPFRVVQAMRDRLGLNAVLLQHPIGSEDQFHGVIDLVEMTANYYEGENGENWVKNPVPDTLKGEAQQAREKMLDALSLFSESMTAMLVEGEEVPKELIWETIRQATLRLELVPVLLGSAFKNKGVQNLLDAVTLYLPSPVDKFVVALKRTNERNSQPQIPIYSKPDSPLVALAFKLTVESFGQLTYTRIYSGTLKPGDTVYNPRTEKRVQIGRMVRMHANKREEVKAAVAGDIVALLGVDCASGDTLCSEEMQVSLEGMFIPEAVMTLAITPKKQEDTDRLAKALHRFQREDPTFRVSVDPESNNTLISGMGELHLEIYVERIKREYNAEVYVGQPAVAYRETILQQASFDYRLKKQSGGSGQFAHVTGRIEPSDEPFVFENKVVGGAIPKEYIPACEKGFKEAMQSGLLEGYPVTGVKVVLEGGSYHPVDSSEFAFRSAAHQAFEQAFARAKPAILEPIMLVEVETPNEFVGRVQGDLSSRRGLLLGSETMQGDSVIRAEVPLEKMFGYSTALRSLTSGMATFSMEFACYRRQI, encoded by the coding sequence ATGAAACCCCGAGAACGCGTCCGCAATATTGGTATTTCTGCCCACATAGATTCTGGTAAAACCACGTTGTCGGAGCGAATTCTATTTTATACTGGCAGAATCCATAATATTGAGGAAGTACGGGGAGGTGGCAAAGGTGCCATTATGGACTTCATGGAGTTAGAAAAAGAACATGGCATTACTATCACCTCAGCTGCAACCTCCTGTCAGTGGAATGATACCCAAATAAATCTTATTGATACACCCGGACACGTGGATTTTACGATAGAAGTTGAACGTGCCTTACGGGTTTTGGATGGGGCAATTATGGTACTTTGTGCTGTCGCGGGTGTACAGTCACAGTCGATTACGGTAGACCGTCAAATGAAGCGGTATCGAGTTCCGCGTTTGGCGTTTGTCAACAAAATGGATAGGGCTGGTGCAAACCCTTTTCGTGTTGTGCAAGCAATGCGCGATCGCCTTGGGCTGAATGCGGTGTTACTTCAGCACCCAATTGGTAGTGAAGACCAATTTCACGGAGTCATTGACTTAGTGGAAATGACTGCAAATTACTATGAGGGTGAAAACGGGGAGAACTGGGTAAAAAATCCAGTTCCTGACACTCTTAAGGGTGAAGCACAACAAGCAAGGGAAAAAATGCTTGATGCTTTGTCATTGTTCTCAGAATCAATGACAGCCATGTTAGTAGAAGGTGAAGAAGTTCCTAAAGAACTGATTTGGGAGACTATTCGACAAGCAACCCTAAGACTGGAACTAGTTCCAGTGCTACTGGGTTCTGCTTTCAAAAACAAAGGAGTGCAAAACTTGTTGGATGCAGTCACCCTTTACCTTCCTTCTCCTGTAGATAAGTTTGTCGTCGCCCTGAAGCGCACAAATGAACGGAATTCCCAACCTCAGATTCCCATTTATTCCAAACCTGACAGTCCATTGGTTGCTCTAGCATTCAAGTTAACAGTAGAGTCTTTTGGACAGTTAACCTACACTCGTATTTACTCAGGCACATTAAAGCCCGGTGATACTGTTTACAATCCCCGAACAGAAAAGCGAGTGCAAATTGGTCGTATGGTGAGGATGCATGCTAACAAACGAGAAGAAGTCAAAGCTGCTGTCGCAGGGGATATTGTTGCTCTGTTGGGTGTTGACTGCGCCTCTGGAGATACTTTGTGTTCTGAAGAAATGCAAGTTTCTTTGGAAGGAATGTTTATTCCAGAAGCAGTCATGACTCTGGCAATTACTCCCAAGAAGCAAGAAGACACAGATCGTCTTGCGAAAGCACTGCACCGTTTCCAACGGGAAGACCCGACATTCCGAGTTAGCGTAGATCCGGAATCAAATAACACTCTCATTTCTGGTATGGGAGAGCTCCATTTAGAAATTTACGTTGAGCGCATCAAGCGCGAGTACAATGCTGAGGTTTATGTGGGACAGCCTGCAGTTGCTTACCGAGAAACCATTTTGCAACAAGCTAGTTTCGACTACCGACTCAAAAAACAATCAGGCGGTTCCGGTCAGTTTGCCCATGTCACTGGCAGAATTGAACCTTCAGACGAACCGTTTGTGTTTGAAAATAAGGTTGTTGGTGGTGCGATTCCTAAGGAATACATTCCTGCTTGTGAAAAAGGTTTCAAAGAAGCAATGCAATCAGGATTGTTAGAAGGTTATCCCGTAACTGGGGTGAAAGTGGTTTTGGAAGGAGGTTCCTATCACCCTGTTGATTCTTCGGAATTCGCGTTCCGGTCGGCGGCGCATCAAGCTTTTGAGCAAGCATTTGCCCGAGCAAAGCCTGCTATACTCGAACCCATTATGCTTGTAGAGGTAGAAACACCTAACGAGTTTGTGGGAAGAGTCCAGGGCGATCTTTCATCCCGTCGTGGTTTGCTATTGGGTTCTGAAACCATGCAAGGCGACTCGGTTATTCGGGCTGAAGTCCCCTTGGAAAAAATGTTTGGCTATTCTACAGCCTTACGATCGCTGACTTCCGGTATGGCAACTTTTTCAATGGAGTTCGCCTGCTACCGTCGTCAAATTTAA